In Pseudomonas fluorescens, the following are encoded in one genomic region:
- a CDS encoding acetyl-CoA C-acetyltransferase, which yields MQEVVIVAATRTAIGSFQGSLANVSAVDLGAAVIRQLLAQTGLDPAQVDEVIMGQVLTAGAGQNPARQAAIKAGLPFAVPAMTLNKVCGSGLKALHLGAQAIRCGDAEVIIAGGQENMSLANYVMPGARTGLRMGNGQIVDTMISDGLWDAFNDFHMGITAENLAEKYSLSREQQDAFAAASQQKAVAAIEAGRFVAEITPILIPQRKGDPLSFATDEQPRTGTTAESLGKLKPAFKKDGSVTAGNASSLNDGAAAVILMSAEKAKALGLPVLAKIAAYANAGVDPAIMGIGPVSATRRCLDKAGWNIDQLELVEANEAFAAQSLAVAKDLEWDLNKVNVNGGAIALGHPIGASGCRVLVTLLHEMLKRDAKKGLATLCIGGGQGVALALERA from the coding sequence ATGCAAGAAGTCGTCATTGTTGCCGCCACGCGCACCGCGATCGGCAGCTTCCAGGGATCCCTGGCCAATGTGTCCGCGGTTGACCTGGGCGCTGCGGTGATCCGTCAGCTGCTGGCGCAAACCGGCCTGGACCCTGCGCAAGTCGATGAAGTGATCATGGGCCAGGTGCTGACCGCCGGCGCCGGGCAAAACCCTGCGCGCCAGGCCGCGATCAAGGCCGGCCTGCCCTTCGCCGTGCCGGCCATGACCCTGAACAAGGTCTGCGGCTCCGGTCTCAAGGCCCTGCACCTGGGCGCCCAGGCGATTCGCTGCGGCGACGCCGAGGTGATCATCGCCGGTGGCCAGGAAAACATGAGCCTGGCCAACTACGTCATGCCCGGTGCTCGTACCGGCCTGCGCATGGGCAACGGGCAAATCGTCGACACCATGATCAGCGATGGCCTGTGGGATGCGTTCAACGATTTCCACATGGGCATCACCGCCGAGAACCTGGCCGAGAAATACAGCCTGAGCCGCGAGCAGCAGGACGCGTTCGCCGCCGCCTCGCAGCAGAAAGCCGTGGCTGCGATCGAAGCCGGGCGCTTCGTCGCTGAAATCACGCCGATCCTGATCCCGCAGCGCAAGGGCGATCCGCTGTCCTTCGCTACCGACGAACAGCCACGGACCGGCACCACCGCCGAATCCCTGGGCAAGCTCAAGCCAGCCTTCAAGAAGGACGGTTCGGTGACCGCCGGCAACGCTTCGTCGCTGAACGACGGTGCCGCGGCCGTGATCCTGATGAGCGCCGAAAAGGCCAAGGCCCTGGGTCTGCCAGTCCTTGCAAAAATCGCCGCCTACGCCAATGCAGGCGTCGATCCGGCGATCATGGGCATCGGCCCGGTGTCGGCCACTCGCCGCTGCCTGGACAAGGCCGGCTGGAACATCGACCAGCTTGAGCTGGTTGAAGCCAACGAAGCCTTCGCCGCGCAATCCCTTGCCGTGGCCAAGGACCTGGAATGGGACTTGAACAAGGTCAACGTCAACGGCGGCGCCATCGCCCTGGGTCACCCGATCGGTGCCTCGGGTTGCCGCGTGCTGGTGACCCTGCTGCATGAAATGCTCAAGCGCGATGCCAAAAAAGGCCTCGCCACCCTGTGTATCGGTGGTGGTCAGGGCGTGGCACTGGCGCTCGAGCGAGCGTAA
- a CDS encoding LysR family transcriptional regulator, translating to MTVKQIRAFLAVAQSLSFAVACERLHLSQSALSLTIKALEEGLGGRLFTRTTRNVALTAEGESLLPLARRLIADWDNVEDEMRQRFTLQRGRVTLAAMPSFAGNLLPPILKTFRARYPNVNVTVNDVINEQVLEMVRDRQVELGVAFEPTQSSSLQFTPLYIDRFVAVVPLDSALAELDDIDWQTLLKEPFITLQRPSTVRVMLEEHLQARGMKLPVEFESHQLATVGRMVASGLGVSAVPALCAGQMRELGARCITLRDPVVERALGVLTLPGGELSAAAQALFDVLKEENLGQRVAMS from the coding sequence ATGACCGTCAAGCAGATCCGCGCCTTTCTGGCCGTGGCCCAGAGCCTGAGCTTTGCCGTGGCCTGCGAGCGCCTGCACCTGTCGCAATCGGCCCTGAGCCTGACCATCAAGGCGCTGGAGGAGGGCCTGGGCGGGCGCTTGTTCACCCGCACCACGCGCAACGTGGCGCTCACCGCCGAAGGCGAATCCCTGCTGCCGCTGGCGCGCCGGTTGATCGCCGACTGGGACAATGTCGAGGATGAAATGCGCCAACGCTTCACCCTGCAGCGCGGTCGCGTGACCCTGGCGGCGATGCCGTCGTTCGCCGGCAACCTGCTGCCGCCGATCCTCAAGACCTTCCGCGCCCGTTATCCGAATGTCAACGTGACGGTCAATGACGTGATCAACGAGCAGGTGCTGGAAATGGTCCGTGACCGTCAGGTGGAGCTTGGGGTGGCGTTCGAGCCGACCCAGAGTTCGTCGCTGCAATTCACGCCGTTGTACATCGACCGTTTCGTCGCGGTGGTGCCCCTGGATTCGGCGCTGGCCGAACTCGATGACATCGACTGGCAGACCTTGCTCAAGGAGCCGTTCATTACCTTGCAGCGCCCGTCGACGGTGCGGGTGATGCTGGAAGAACACTTGCAGGCCCGCGGTATGAAGCTGCCGGTGGAGTTTGAAAGCCATCAACTGGCGACAGTCGGGCGCATGGTCGCCAGTGGCCTGGGCGTGAGCGCGGTGCCGGCCTTGTGCGCGGGGCAGATGCGCGAACTGGGGGCGCGTTGCATTACCTTGCGTGACCCGGTGGTGGAGCGGGCGCTTGGGGTGTTGACCTTGCCTGGGGGAGAACTGTCGGCGGCGGCGCAGGCGTTGTTTGATGTGCTGAAAGAGGAAAACCTTGGGCAACGAGTTGCCATGAGCTGA
- a CDS encoding succinylglutamate desuccinylase/aspartoacylase family protein produces MQRIDHQLPWSHLGSERTLSVFRYGAGTRKVYIQASLHADELPGMRTAWELKKRLAELEQQGQLNGVIELVPVANPIGLDQHLQGSHLGRFELGSGKNFNRSFVELSAPVAALIGDRLGTDAQANIALIRQAMGQVLDGLPAAASQLEAMHRLLLRHACDADITLDLHCDFDAAIHIYALPQHWPQWQSLAARLKAGVALLCEDSGGSSFDESCSSPWLRLARAFPAAAIPPANLATTLELGSMGDTRVDQAQANCEAILGFLAEQGFISGTWPAAPAECCEGMPFEGTQYLFAPHHGVVSFLREAGEWVEKGDALFEVVDPLHDKVTTVQAGTSGVLFAIDRGRYTQPGSWQAKVAGREPIRVGKLIND; encoded by the coding sequence ATGCAACGCATCGACCACCAACTGCCCTGGAGCCACCTGGGCAGCGAGCGCACCCTCAGCGTGTTTCGTTATGGCGCGGGCACGCGCAAGGTGTACATCCAGGCCAGCCTGCACGCCGACGAACTGCCGGGCATGCGCACGGCCTGGGAGTTGAAGAAACGCCTGGCCGAACTTGAACAGCAGGGACAATTGAACGGTGTGATCGAACTGGTGCCAGTGGCCAATCCCATTGGCCTCGACCAGCACTTGCAAGGCAGCCACTTGGGGCGTTTCGAGCTCGGCAGCGGCAAGAACTTCAACCGCTCGTTCGTCGAACTCAGTGCGCCGGTAGCCGCGTTGATCGGTGATCGCCTGGGCACCGACGCCCAGGCCAATATCGCGCTGATTCGCCAGGCCATGGGCCAGGTCCTCGACGGCTTGCCGGCAGCGGCATCGCAGCTGGAAGCCATGCACCGCCTGTTGCTGCGCCATGCCTGCGATGCCGACATCACCCTCGACCTGCATTGCGATTTCGACGCGGCCATCCACATCTACGCGTTGCCGCAGCACTGGCCGCAGTGGCAATCCCTGGCGGCGCGCTTGAAAGCCGGCGTGGCGTTGTTGTGTGAAGACTCCGGCGGCAGCTCGTTCGATGAATCCTGTTCCTCGCCATGGTTGCGTCTGGCCAGGGCGTTCCCGGCGGCGGCGATTCCACCGGCCAACCTGGCGACCACCCTGGAGCTGGGCAGCATGGGCGACACCCGGGTCGACCAGGCCCAGGCCAATTGCGAGGCCATCCTCGGGTTCCTCGCCGAGCAGGGTTTCATCTCCGGCACCTGGCCGGCGGCACCGGCCGAATGCTGCGAAGGCATGCCATTCGAAGGCACCCAATACCTGTTCGCCCCGCATCACGGCGTGGTCAGCTTCCTGCGTGAGGCCGGGGAGTGGGTGGAGAAGGGCGATGCGCTGTTCGAGGTGGTCGACCCGTTGCACGACAAGGTCACCACCGTGCAGGCCGGCACCAGCGGCGTGCTGTTCGCTATCGACCGTGGGCGCTATACCCAGCCCGGCAGCTGGCAGGCGAAGGTCGCCGGGCGGGAGCCGATTCGGGTGGGCAAGTTGATTAACGATTAG
- a CDS encoding type 1 glutamine amidotransferase, producing MPTLNLIQHHPAEGSGAIAIWAESRGLTLKVFRADLGQLPPVSADPVILLGGPYESNAGPAWLEAERQWLRGSLDQDAAVFAICLGAQLLALSLGGNVRRMDRTETGWTTVNFIDGQTLKVLEWHEDAIDLPPAAQLLASSEHCAQQMYRAGPTRLGLQFHPEWNAESVAMLNVHFGDESPLPRGPLETEAYAAVAKWLEATLDEWWAAGNE from the coding sequence ATGCCCACGTTGAACCTGATCCAGCACCACCCCGCCGAAGGTTCGGGCGCTATCGCCATCTGGGCCGAATCCCGAGGGCTGACGCTGAAGGTGTTTCGCGCCGACCTCGGCCAATTGCCGCCCGTCAGCGCCGATCCGGTGATCCTGTTGGGCGGGCCTTATGAATCCAATGCCGGTCCGGCCTGGCTGGAAGCCGAACGGCAATGGCTCAGGGGCAGTCTGGATCAGGACGCGGCTGTGTTCGCCATTTGCCTGGGGGCACAGTTGCTGGCGTTGAGCCTGGGCGGGAATGTACGGCGGATGGACCGGACCGAAACCGGATGGACCACCGTGAACTTTATCGATGGGCAAACGCTGAAGGTGCTGGAGTGGCACGAAGACGCCATCGACCTGCCGCCTGCCGCGCAGCTGTTGGCCAGCAGCGAGCACTGTGCGCAGCAGATGTACCGCGCCGGGCCGACGCGGCTGGGGTTGCAGTTTCATCCGGAGTGGAACGCCGAGTCGGTGGCCATGCTCAATGTGCATTTTGGCGATGAGTCGCCGTTGCCACGGGGGCCGCTGGAGACGGAGGCTTACGCAGCAGTCGCCAAGTGGTTAGAGGCAACGCTGGATGAGTGGTGGGCGGCGGGAAATGAATAA
- a CDS encoding RHS repeat-associated core domain-containing protein: MVLEAGLNGSILFQSRHFLSTEAQPDWPLPEAQRNGLLEPGAGVLTRQQFGALGELLVHIDAKGHRQRSVYTVAGQLFSTKLQLMGEAEQAIFTAVSYSAFGDIEHETAGNGVSSHSCYSPINGRLEQLIARKADGTLLQHLTYSFDPVGNIISIRDSSKPVRYFKNQSIEPLSTYRYDTLYQLVEATGRESRAGGQKRGLPVLKPILTDPDQLANYTQVYSYDAGGNLTTLRHVGAQSFTREMQVDANSNRSVEKDGGDPATAFDTNGNQQQLQSGCELTWDLRNQLNQLIQVRRINAVNDFELYVYNSEGRRVRKIHTVQARKVAHRTEVRYLSGLELRTNSVTGESLQVIDISAGRSRVRVLHWESGRPEEVPNDQVRYNLSDHLGSSNLELDQQARLISQEGYYPYGGTAWWAGHNVTEAKYKVIRYSGKELDASGLYYYGFRYYAPWLNRWINPDPAGDIDGLNLYRFVANSPISLVDGDGRMFERVVADFGFNNQQSRGKFVFDTLGSHQLSLAAKVAFSDELDLSVVYPMDMTEYVKKFDGLSNVEKVAVRGWTSIDDAFEYHDRVNDDDLPQSINYELHEQLSVLTPFSKKQMTAYENLKSALSKIPSDKASLIRTSEYSSKEHLPWGRTVHQGDVVTNGAFFMSVSEKNEYAKKLTYHPERKSTTTLVHFLIKEATATPLVYGIASPAHAEYERLFSPHRLFDVEDIAFASKLDANWNVDPQYMGRVGVVLRERTGYAGLVKNIHTGISQI, encoded by the coding sequence ATGGTGCTGGAAGCTGGACTGAACGGTAGCATCCTGTTCCAGTCACGGCATTTTTTATCTACGGAGGCACAACCGGACTGGCCGCTACCGGAGGCTCAGCGCAATGGCCTGTTGGAGCCAGGAGCCGGTGTGCTGACGCGACAGCAATTCGGTGCCCTGGGAGAGTTGCTAGTCCACATTGATGCCAAGGGTCATAGGCAGCGCAGTGTTTACACGGTAGCAGGGCAGTTGTTCAGCACAAAATTGCAGTTGATGGGCGAGGCCGAGCAGGCGATTTTCACGGCAGTCAGCTATAGCGCCTTTGGCGATATAGAGCATGAAACCGCGGGAAATGGAGTGTCCAGTCATAGCTGCTATTCGCCCATCAATGGTCGGCTGGAGCAATTGATTGCCCGAAAGGCGGACGGCACGCTGTTACAGCATCTGACGTACAGTTTCGATCCGGTAGGCAACATCATAAGTATTAGGGATAGCTCTAAACCGGTTCGTTATTTTAAGAATCAGAGCATTGAACCGCTCAGTACCTACCGATACGACACCCTGTATCAGCTAGTCGAAGCCACAGGTCGAGAGTCGCGTGCGGGGGGGCAGAAGCGTGGATTGCCGGTATTAAAGCCAATACTGACCGATCCTGATCAACTAGCCAATTACACTCAAGTCTATAGTTATGACGCTGGTGGCAATCTGACCACCCTCCGTCACGTTGGCGCACAGTCCTTTACGCGTGAAATGCAGGTGGATGCCAACAGTAATCGTAGTGTGGAGAAGGATGGGGGCGACCCTGCCACTGCCTTCGATACAAATGGAAACCAACAGCAGTTACAATCGGGATGCGAGCTGACTTGGGATTTGAGGAATCAACTCAATCAACTTATTCAAGTAAGGCGGATCAATGCCGTTAACGATTTCGAACTCTATGTCTACAATAGCGAAGGCCGGAGAGTGCGAAAAATTCACACAGTCCAAGCTCGAAAAGTGGCGCATCGGACTGAGGTTCGATATCTGTCCGGCCTGGAGTTACGCACCAATAGCGTTACAGGAGAGTCTCTGCAGGTAATCGATATTTCAGCAGGCCGCAGCAGGGTTCGGGTATTACACTGGGAGTCCGGTCGACCGGAGGAGGTGCCGAATGATCAAGTGCGCTATAACCTGAGCGATCATCTGGGTAGTAGTAATCTGGAGTTAGATCAGCAAGCTCGATTAATCAGTCAGGAGGGCTATTATCCGTACGGTGGTACCGCTTGGTGGGCTGGGCATAATGTGACCGAAGCGAAGTACAAAGTGATCCGTTACTCCGGTAAGGAGCTTGATGCGAGTGGATTGTATTACTACGGATTTCGTTACTACGCTCCATGGCTCAACCGGTGGATTAATCCAGATCCTGCAGGAGATATAGATGGATTGAATCTTTACCGGTTTGTAGCTAACTCTCCGATAAGCCTTGTCGATGGTGATGGGCGAATGTTTGAGCGGGTAGTCGCAGATTTTGGATTTAATAATCAACAGTCTCGCGGAAAATTTGTATTTGACACATTAGGCTCGCATCAATTATCGCTCGCAGCTAAAGTCGCTTTTTCCGATGAGTTGGACCTTAGTGTGGTGTATCCAATGGATATGACGGAGTATGTGAAGAAGTTTGACGGTTTGAGCAACGTTGAGAAAGTAGCAGTTCGTGGTTGGACAAGTATTGATGACGCTTTTGAGTATCATGATAGAGTCAATGATGATGACTTGCCCCAGTCAATTAACTATGAGCTTCATGAACAGCTTTCAGTGTTGACGCCTTTTTCAAAAAAGCAAATGACGGCATATGAGAATTTAAAAAGTGCACTTTCGAAAATTCCAAGTGATAAAGCATCATTAATACGTACCTCTGAATACTCTAGTAAGGAACACCTGCCATGGGGAAGGACAGTCCATCAAGGTGATGTCGTCACGAACGGGGCTTTTTTTATGTCAGTTTCGGAAAAAAACGAATATGCTAAAAAGCTCACGTATCACCCAGAGCGGAAATCAACCACTACGCTTGTGCATTTTCTGATCAAAGAGGCGACGGCGACTCCTTTGGTCTACGGCATAGCCTCACCTGCGCATGCTGAATACGAGCGACTGTTTTCACCTCATAGACTTTTCGATGTAGAGGATATTGCTTTTGCATCAAAGCTTGACGCTAACTGGAATGTTGATCCTCAATATATGGGGAGAGTTGGTGTTGTGCTGAGGGAGAGAACGGGTTATGCCGGTTTAGTTAAGAATATACACACGGGTATTAGCCAAATTTAA
- a CDS encoding CoA transferase subunit B, with protein MALSREQMAQRVAREMQDGFYVNLGIGIPTLVANYIPEGMEVMLQSENGLLGMGPFPTEETIDADMINAGKQTVTARTGASIFSSAESFAMIRGGHVDLTVLGAFEVDVQGNIASWMIPGKLVKGMGGAMDLVAGADNIIVIMTHASKDGESKLLSQCSLPLTGAGCIKRVLTDLAYLEIENGAFILKERAPGVSVEEIVAKTAGKLIVPDHVPEMQFAAQ; from the coding sequence ATGGCACTTTCCCGCGAACAAATGGCTCAACGCGTCGCCCGCGAAATGCAGGACGGCTTCTACGTGAACCTGGGCATCGGCATTCCGACCCTGGTCGCCAACTATATCCCCGAAGGCATGGAAGTCATGCTGCAGTCGGAAAACGGCCTGCTGGGCATGGGTCCGTTTCCTACCGAAGAAACCATCGATGCCGACATGATCAACGCCGGCAAGCAAACCGTGACCGCACGTACCGGCGCGTCGATCTTCTCCTCCGCCGAGTCCTTCGCGATGATCCGCGGTGGCCATGTCGACCTGACCGTGCTGGGCGCCTTTGAAGTGGACGTGCAAGGCAACATCGCCTCGTGGATGATCCCGGGCAAACTGGTCAAGGGCATGGGCGGCGCGATGGACCTGGTTGCCGGCGCCGACAACATCATCGTCATCATGACCCACGCCTCCAAGGACGGTGAGTCCAAGCTGTTGTCCCAATGCAGCCTGCCGCTGACCGGCGCCGGGTGCATCAAGCGCGTGCTGACCGACCTGGCCTACCTGGAAATCGAAAACGGCGCGTTCATTCTCAAAGAACGTGCACCGGGTGTCAGCGTCGAAGAGATCGTTGCCAAGACTGCCGGTAAACTGATCGTGCCGGACCACGTGCCGGAAATGCAGTTCGCTGCCCAGTGA
- a CDS encoding CoA transferase subunit A yields the protein MAGFDKRVSSYEEALAGLEDGMTVIAGGFGLCGIPENLINEIKRKGTRDLTVVSNNCGVDGFGLGVLLTDRQISKVVASYVGENKLFEEQLLKGEIEVTLTPQGTLAEKMRAGGAGIPAFFTATGVGTPVAEGKEVREFHGRKYLMEESITGDFAIVKGWKADHFGNVIYRHTAQNFNPLAATAGKITVVEVEEIVEPGELDPAQIHTPGIYVDRIICGTFEKRIEQRTVRK from the coding sequence ATGGCAGGTTTCGACAAGCGCGTGAGTTCCTACGAGGAAGCTCTGGCAGGTCTTGAAGACGGCATGACCGTGATCGCCGGCGGCTTCGGCCTGTGCGGGATCCCGGAAAACCTGATCAACGAGATCAAGCGCAAGGGCACCCGCGATCTCACTGTGGTTTCCAACAACTGCGGCGTCGACGGTTTCGGCCTCGGCGTACTGCTGACCGACCGCCAGATCAGCAAAGTGGTGGCTTCCTACGTCGGCGAAAACAAGCTGTTCGAAGAGCAACTGCTCAAGGGCGAAATCGAAGTCACCCTGACCCCGCAAGGCACCCTCGCTGAAAAAATGCGCGCAGGCGGTGCCGGCATCCCGGCCTTCTTCACCGCCACCGGGGTTGGCACGCCAGTCGCCGAAGGCAAGGAAGTCCGCGAATTCCATGGCCGCAAGTACCTGATGGAAGAATCCATCACCGGCGACTTCGCCATCGTCAAAGGCTGGAAAGCCGACCATTTCGGTAACGTGATCTATCGCCACACCGCACAGAACTTCAACCCGCTGGCGGCCACCGCCGGCAAGATCACCGTGGTCGAAGTCGAAGAAATCGTCGAACCCGGCGAGCTGGACCCGGCGCAGATCCACACCCCTGGCATCTACGTCGACCGGATCATCTGCGGCACGTTCGAGAAGCGCATCGAACAGCGCACCGTGCGTAAGTGA
- a CDS encoding dienelactone hydrolase family protein, which yields MLKMLALLTLLVSTAVHAQTPLQTDLPLKYLEQASSDSNHQPLVIFLHGYGSNEQDLFGIKDDLPASYTYLSVRAPMVMEPGSYQWFRKKGEGAYNGETDDLKSSGQLLLDFVAQATKKYHTEPEKVFLVGFSQGAIMSYETGLRHPEALGGIAALSGRILLVLKSELQPDEKRQSLAIFIGHGEQDKRLPYSDGTEANSLLQSVSLEPEFHAYPGVGHSISADEIQDLSAWLQRLNP from the coding sequence ATGTTGAAGATGCTCGCGCTGCTCACGCTCCTGGTATCCACTGCCGTCCACGCCCAAACCCCGCTGCAAACCGACTTGCCGCTCAAGTACCTGGAGCAGGCCAGCTCCGATTCGAACCATCAACCCCTGGTGATTTTCCTCCACGGTTACGGCAGTAACGAGCAGGACCTGTTCGGCATCAAGGATGACTTGCCCGCGTCCTACACCTACCTGTCGGTGCGGGCACCGATGGTGATGGAGCCGGGCAGCTATCAGTGGTTCCGCAAGAAGGGCGAAGGGGCCTACAACGGCGAGACCGATGATCTGAAGTCCAGCGGCCAGTTGCTGCTGGATTTCGTCGCACAGGCCACGAAGAAATATCACACCGAACCCGAGAAGGTGTTCCTGGTCGGCTTCAGCCAAGGCGCGATCATGTCCTACGAAACAGGCCTGCGACATCCCGAGGCGCTCGGTGGGATCGCTGCGTTGAGCGGGCGGATTCTGCTAGTGCTCAAGTCCGAGCTTCAACCGGATGAAAAACGCCAGTCGCTGGCGATTTTCATCGGTCATGGCGAGCAGGACAAACGCCTTCCCTACAGCGACGGCACCGAAGCCAACAGCCTGTTGCAGAGCGTGTCACTCGAACCTGAGTTTCACGCCTACCCCGGTGTCGGTCACAGCATCAGCGCCGACGAGATACAGGATTTGAGCGCCTGGTTGCAGCGTCTCAACCCCTGA
- a CDS encoding NAD-dependent protein deacetylase has translation MLDRQTRDQLDRLHQLMADQPFAVLTGAGISTPSGIPDYRDNQGVRRGRQPMMYQEFLSAPESRRRYWARAMLGWPRVRLAQPNVAHDTLARLQGTQQISGLITQNVDTLHDQAGSRDVIELHGSLHRVLCLDCGRHSERDSIQRLMETQNPYLAGVDAVQAPDGDTLLDPAFEARFQVPRCPHCAGERMKPDVVFFGENVAQATAAKAMAAVEQAAGLLVVGSSLMAYSAFRLCQAVVDQGKPLIAINLGKTRADEMLDLKIEGSCEQLLPLLAERLNH, from the coding sequence ATGCTCGACCGCCAGACCCGTGACCAACTCGATCGCCTCCATCAACTGATGGCGGATCAGCCGTTTGCCGTGCTGACCGGTGCCGGTATCAGCACGCCCTCGGGCATCCCGGATTATCGCGACAACCAGGGCGTGCGCCGGGGCCGGCAGCCGATGATGTACCAGGAGTTTCTCTCGGCCCCGGAGTCCCGGCGACGCTATTGGGCGCGGGCGATGCTCGGCTGGCCGAGGGTGCGACTGGCACAACCGAACGTGGCCCACGACACCCTGGCCCGTTTGCAAGGCACGCAGCAGATCAGCGGGTTGATCACCCAGAACGTCGACACCCTGCACGACCAGGCCGGCAGCCGTGACGTGATCGAACTCCACGGCAGTCTGCACCGGGTGTTGTGCCTGGATTGCGGCCGGCACAGCGAGCGCGATTCGATCCAGCGTCTGATGGAAACACAGAACCCGTACCTGGCTGGCGTCGATGCGGTGCAGGCGCCGGACGGCGACACCTTGCTCGACCCGGCCTTCGAAGCACGCTTCCAGGTCCCCCGCTGCCCGCATTGCGCCGGGGAACGGATGAAGCCGGACGTGGTGTTTTTTGGCGAGAACGTCGCACAGGCCACGGCGGCCAAGGCGATGGCCGCCGTCGAACAGGCTGCCGGGTTGTTGGTGGTCGGCTCGTCGCTGATGGCCTATTCGGCGTTTCGCTTGTGCCAGGCGGTGGTGGATCAGGGCAAGCCGTTGATTGCGATCAACCTGGGCAAGACCCGGGCGGATGAGATGCTGGATTTGAAGATAGAGGGGTCGTGTGAGCAGCTTCTTCCGTTATTGGCCGAACGCCTTAACCACTGA
- a CDS encoding rhodanese-like domain-containing protein has product MTSLVREISAAPSAIALMHFSNRLTFETDCSDVHGSQQAGEVDFILVDVRGPLAFERGHVPGAINIPGRLLSAEGLAGYPKSSLFVVYCAGPHCNGANKAAVKLAALGYPVKEMIGGVTGWLDEGFELSAGVQRQTSSVVGCEC; this is encoded by the coding sequence ATGACCAGCCTGGTTCGCGAAATTTCCGCTGCCCCCTCGGCCATCGCCCTGATGCATTTCAGCAACCGTCTGACCTTCGAAACCGATTGTTCCGACGTCCACGGCAGCCAGCAGGCTGGCGAAGTCGATTTCATTCTGGTGGATGTTCGTGGCCCGCTGGCGTTCGAACGCGGGCATGTACCGGGAGCGATCAACATTCCCGGGCGCTTGCTGAGCGCCGAAGGTTTGGCGGGTTATCCGAAAAGCAGCCTGTTTGTGGTCTATTGCGCCGGGCCTCACTGCAACGGCGCCAACAAGGCGGCGGTGAAACTGGCGGCCTTGGGGTATCCGGTCAAGGAGATGATCGGCGGCGTGACCGGGTGGCTGGATGAAGGGTTTGAGTTGAGTGCCGGGGTGCAGCGGCAAACCAGCAGCGTGGTCGGTTGCGAGTGTTGA
- a CDS encoding ABC transporter substrate-binding protein gives MKKLVMFGALALSMLSLTAVAEDAKPIRIGIEAGYPPFSMKTPDGKLTGFDVDIGDALCEQMKVKCTWVEQEFDGLIPALKVKKIDAILSSMTITDDRKKNVDFTIKYYHTPARFVMKEGSDVKDPLTELKGKKVGVLRASTHDRFATEVLQPAGIVLVRYGSQQEANLDMVSGRIDALLADSVNLDDGFLKTDAGKGFAFVGPEYNDPKYFGGGAGIAVRKGDTALAEKFNTAITEIRTNGKYKQVQDKYFKFDVYGE, from the coding sequence ATGAAGAAGCTAGTGATGTTCGGTGCCCTGGCACTGTCGATGTTGTCCCTGACCGCCGTGGCCGAAGACGCCAAGCCGATCCGCATCGGTATCGAAGCCGGCTACCCGCCATTCTCGATGAAAACCCCTGACGGCAAACTCACCGGTTTCGATGTGGACATCGGCGACGCGCTGTGTGAGCAGATGAAAGTCAAGTGCACCTGGGTCGAGCAAGAGTTCGACGGCCTGATCCCTGCGCTGAAGGTCAAGAAAATCGACGCCATCCTGTCGTCCATGACCATCACTGACGACCGCAAGAAGAACGTCGACTTCACCATCAAGTACTACCACACCCCGGCGCGCTTCGTGATGAAGGAGGGCAGCGACGTCAAGGATCCGCTGACCGAACTCAAGGGCAAGAAAGTCGGTGTTCTGCGCGCCAGTACCCACGACCGCTTCGCCACTGAAGTGCTGCAACCGGCGGGGATTGTCCTGGTGCGCTACGGCTCCCAGCAGGAAGCCAACCTGGACATGGTGTCCGGCCGCATTGACGCGCTGCTGGCCGACTCGGTCAACCTGGACGACGGTTTCCTGAAAACCGACGCCGGTAAAGGTTTTGCCTTCGTCGGCCCTGAGTACAACGATCCGAAATACTTCGGTGGCGGCGCCGGCATTGCCGTGCGCAAGGGCGATACCGCCCTGGCCGAGAAATTCAACACAGCGATCACCGAAATCCGCACCAACGGCAAGTACAAGCAAGTGCAGGACAAGTACTTCAAGTTTGATGTTTACGGCGAGTAA